One part of the Mya arenaria isolate MELC-2E11 chromosome 3, ASM2691426v1 genome encodes these proteins:
- the LOC128228576 gene encoding alkaline phosphatase-like gives MAGQKGRGLLLAVCTMVILVSLAVNGQNVPEQELNPEFWRRAAQNKIEQRLKQKENHNKAKNVILFIGDGMGPTTVTAARILKGQLAGQPGEESVFNFEKFPNVALSKTYNVDRQTPDSAGTATAILTGVKTNYFLVGLDPRTTALDCESQHGRELETILDWAHDAGKKTGVVTTARITHATPAAAYAHSADRYWEGDVDTQDITGGCRDIAQQLVDDNGFIDVLFGGGRRYFLPNTTLDPEYSNIDKNHRLDGRNLIEDWKKGRLSDGKRAEFVWNKKQFENLDASKLDSIMGLFEPNHMQYELERNKNDTGEPSLAEMTRKALQVLQKGSEGYFLLVEGARIDHGHHDNLAKKALYETVEMEKAVQVALELTNQEDTMIVVTADHSHPFDITGYQYRGTDIFGLVSPVDPTEDTTDGKPYSVLYYANGPSYKEPRVDLSKEDMHDNNFAFPSGVPMPWESHGGEDVAIYAQGPMSHLFHGVQEQNYIAHVMAYSACIGPYKQPCERMSPYPTTASADGLSAHAHILTASLLIINFIINVIVQ, from the exons ATGGCTGGACAGAAGGGGCGTGGCCTGCTGTTGGCTGTCTGCACAATGGTCATTTTAGTCAGTTTGGCGGTCAACGGGCAAAACGTTCCCGAACAGGAACTCA ACCCCGAGTTCTGGCGCCGGGCAGCGCAGAACAAGATAGAACAACGCCTGAAACAGAAGGAGAACCACAACAAAGCCAAGAATGTCATCTTATTTATTG GAGACGGGATGGGACCGACCACAGTCACGGCTGCACGCATTCTCAAGGGTCAACTGGCTGGCCAGCCGGGAGAGGAGAGCGTGTTTAACTTTGAGAAATTCCCCAATGTTGCCCTGTCAAAG ACATACAACGTTGACCGTCAGACCCCGGACTCTGCTGGAACAGCGACGGCGATTCTAACTGGAGTGAAGACGAACTACTTCCTGGTTGGTCTGGATCCCCGCACCACCGCCCTCGACTGCGAAAGTCAGCATGGTCGCGAGCTCGAAACCATCCTGGACTGGGCTCATGATGCTG GTAAGAAGACCGGTGTTGTTACGACGGCGCGGATCACGCACGCGACCCCAGCGGCCGCCTACGCCCACTCCGCAGACCGCTACTGGGAAGGCGATGTCGACACACAGGACATCACTGGTGGATGTCGCGACATAGCCCAGCAGCTCGTCGACGATAACGGGTTTATTGAT GTGCTATTTGGCGGTGGACGTCGCTACTTCCTACCAAACACGACGTTGGATCCGGAATACAGCAACATCGACAAAAACCACCGCCTGGACGGCAGAAATCTTATTGAG GATTGGAAGAAGGGACGGCTGTCTGATGGGAAGCGGGCGGAATTCGTGTGGAACAAGAAACAATTTGAGAACCTTGACGCCTCCAAGCTCGATTCCATCATGG GTCTGTTTGAGCCGAATCACATGCAGTATGAATTGGAGCGGAATAAGAACGACACCGGGGAACCATCCCTAGCGGAAATGACGAGAAAGGCGCTGCAGGTGCTACAGAAGGGGTCGGAAGGATACTTCCTGCTCGTGGAAG GTGCTCGCATTGACCACGGCCACCATGACAACCTTGCAAAGAAAGCGCTATATGAAACAGTCGAAATGGAGAAAGCAGTCCAGGTGGCGCTCGAATTGACCAATCAGGAAGATACAATGATTGTCGTCACGGCAGACCACTCCCATCCTTTTGACATCACGGGGTACCAGTACAGGGGAACGGACATTTTTGGGCTCGTGTCCCCTGTTGACCCTACTGAGGACACGACTGACGGGAAGCCATACAGCGTTCTCTACTACGCTAACGGACCCAGCTACAAGGAGCCGCGTGTTGACCTTTCCAAGGAGGACATGC ACGACAATAACTTCGCGTTCCCGAGCGGTGTACCAATGCCCTGGGAATCCCATGGGGGTGAAGATGTAGCCATCTACGCCCAAGGGCCAATGTCACACCTATTCCACGGTGTACAG GAGCAGAACTATATCGCACACGTGATGGCGTACTCTGCTTGCATTGGTCCGTACAAACAGCCGTGTGAACGGATGAGCCCCTATCCCACAACTGCCTCAGCCGACGGATTATCAGCACATGCTCATATATTGACAGCCTCGttgttaataattaattttattatcaatgTTATTGTTCAATAG
- the LOC128226815 gene encoding uncharacterized protein LOC128226815, whose protein sequence is MYKTDLSIFGRQPCLVLDLVGVCFSQRSTMISCLPGFKRLRRFWCRSGSYDVAEDEPKATRITFKKEYTLEEHEQEGATGEGHQTQTRDRPTPFDRSQNQPVSQPKLNTKEEGVIDSKQTLNDRHLKEEQLRRENEKKDSEDEIKDLKQENRKLEREKEEALLRLSELVSLKLRDNNPDIVDLSDAYRPTKLAEMFSELYDNEWTAAFIVMEENGFKDRQTIDFLLDVLMESFIFCRQKLDDNWQLINQ, encoded by the exons ATGTATAAAACTGAC CTTTCCATATTTGGACGACAGCCCTGCCTGGTGCTGGATTTGGTCGGAGTTTGCTTTTCACAGAGGTCAACGATGATCAGCTGCTTGCCAG GATTTAAAAGACTTCGTCGCTTTTG GTGCCGTTCGGGATCATACGATGTGGCGGAAGACGAACCCAAAGCAACACgcataacttttaaaaaagagtACACATTGGAAGAACATGAACAGGAAGGGGCGACAGGAGAAGGACACCAGACACAAACAAG AGACCGACCAACGCCTTTTGATCGCTCACAGAATCAACCGGTATCGCAACCAAAACTTAATACAAAAGAAGAAGGAGTAATTGATTCGAAGCAAACATTGAATGACAGGCATCTGAAAGAAGAGCAACTCCGGCGagaaaatgaaaagaaagaCAGTGAAGATGAAATAAaggatttaaaacaagaaaatagaaaattagAACGTGAAAAAGAAGAAGCGCTATTAAG ATTAAGTGAGCTTGTATCATTAAAACTTCGGGACAACAACCCAGATATCGTGGATCTAAGCGACGCATACAGGCCAACGAAACTTGCGGAAATGTTTAGCGAGCTTTATGACAATGAGTGGACCGCTGCTTTTATTGTTATGGAGGAAAATGGATTTAAAGATAGGCAGACGATTGATTTTCTTCTTGATGTTTTGATG GAATCGTTTATATTTTGTAGACAAAAACTTGATGACAACTGGCAGCTCATTAACCAATAG